The DNA window AATCCCAATAACAAAATTAGAAGCTGACAAAGCTCTGGTGCATGTCAGGAAACTGCCCATGCTTGCGGCCTATGCAGGGAGTTCAGAgaaatggcattttttaaatgaGTTCATGCCACTTTAATGGCAGGTATGGTGCTTATTGTTTACCTGCTCATTAAGATAAGGAAGCCTGTTGCATCAATCAACACGTGTGTTTAAAAGGGCATCTATTAGTTCATTATGAGCATGCAAAAGTAATGTTCTGAAGCAATAAACTGCAACAGCAACGAAAAACAAAGCACTTAAAGTTTGAACAGGTAATCTGATTTTTGCTTGATGTGTTTTGACATCCTGTGATAAATGATTTTGTGCGCACAGAATTTTCCAGTGTACATTTTACGCTCATTTTTTTCTCCACCGATCATTAACTTGGCAACTGGAAAGTGCaaaattttgcactttaatcATAATAATTATTCAAGAAAGGAGGATGACATGAAgcacttgtgcatatttttcaacTTGTGCTTTCTACAACACCACCTTCCACGCTTTTTAAAATCTCTTATGGTAAACAGAGCGAAAAGGAGGACATTTCAAGAGGATTCCTTTCAACGATAACCAAGGGAAATCATTGCACCAGTTTAAAAAATACTCTTATCTGAATAACCCGCTGAGGACACATGCATAAACAGGAAGCTAGAACTTTGTTTTCAAGTAGACTGGTCACCTGGAGTCAAACAGCGTGCCATCCAGAAGTGTCCCGTTGTAATGATATCTGAGGAAATCACCCACTTGACTTTTCCGCTCGCAAGATTCAGGCACATACTGCTTCTCAACTGTGATGCCATCTTTTGGGTTGTGAAGGTCTAAGAGAGCCACATCAAAGACAAGAGAAGCCTGACCAGGAATTTCTTTACCTAGGAGTGAGGCAAACATTGAGCACTTAAGTCAATGTAACAATTATGCAAGAAATGTATGTAAGCCCCCAGTACGCTCCCTTGATCCCACACTTCTTCCATGCTAACAGAcaacatgaacacgtgaagctgccttatactgaatccgaaccttggtccatcaaagtcagtattgtctactctgaccggcagtggctctccagggtctcaggcagaggtctttgacatcacctacttgcctagtccctttaactggagatgctggggattgaaactgggaccttctgcaggccaagcagatgctctaccactgagctacagcccctccccaattccccaATATGATTTCTTGCCAGTTCTTAAGCAGATACATTTATCAGTTGGCAGAAGGAAAAATGCTACTCCCAGAAGAAGTGAGTATCAATTATACTGaaagcccaatcctatgcatgttctCTCGGAAGCACCCCCTGCATTCAGTAAGGCTTATTCCAAAAAGGCATCCATAGCATCAAGGTAAGAAATATTACAAAAACTCCATGTGGCAAAATCGATGGGACTGTTAAGCAGGTGCCCTTTTTTTGGAAGGGGTCAGGTCCTCATTCTATCTGCTTTATTTGTTCCTGTTTTCCAGCTGTTTCTAGGGACATCCTTAGCTGATTAAGCTTGGACAATTCGGCATGATGCCCATGTTCTTAACCTCTCTGAATACACACAACCTCTTTTTGAAATCCACTtgtaatattgttcattatcctCTCACTTTAATAAAAAAACTCCATTCAGATTATTATCATGGAACAGCGAAaaattgccccccctccccggttgTTCACAGATTCAGAAATAAGTAACAGCACAGTGTGTTCATGTTTCCAGTCCAAGGCGCTTCCTTCCCACTGGCACTTATTGTTCATGGAGGCTTGTAgccaaagagagggagagaaactttAAAATAATGTTATTTTAGTAACACAGTATTGTTACTTCGTCAGGAAAACAAATGGGTGTTTAACAGATAACAAATAAAACTTTCTCCATTTGCAACTTGGACTTGAAGACAAAAATCTCTTTTGCCAAATAAGGGTATTGAATATGTCTTGTCAATAATTTGCTTCCTACACAGAAGACATGATGACACTATATAATGCAGAAGTATCTTCTAGTTGTTAACGTTTTTAAGAACTGATGACAGGGATAAACCAAGCTGGCATTTACCATCTCCATCTTCTCCGTAAGCCAGAAACGGCGGCACTGTGATGATGCGCTTTTCACCAATGCACATTCCTAGGAGACCCTTGTCCATACCAGGGATAAGCCAGCCGATTCCCACATAGGTATCGTATGTTCGCATCCTATTGTGACTGAAGGTACAAATAAACTCAAAATTACTTAAGAGTCAGTTTCTTTGTTCTAAtgttggaagagagagaaaaactggaAGTCTTAGATGGAATATATATGATACtgattttcagcccattcctgtaAGGGGGGTTAGTTAGTTACCATATGGGGACGGGGCAGTCGTGCCTCCTCcaaagaggcttcctggccagaaaaaaaattaaaaatgtatttaaaaagaaACCCCGTGAAACTCCCTCATTGAGTTTCATAGGGcaatgccagctattttgcaggcataactggatgcctgcaaaatggggcattcctggggcgaaagggctgtggaagctgcctaaagccagcatggtgtagtagttaagagctacTACAAATGgaatctaatatggagaactgggtttgattccccactcctccacatcagcggcggactctaatctggtgaaccaggttggtctcctcactcctacagatgaggccagctgggtgaccttgggctagtcacagttctctctgaactcctcagccccacctatctcacaaggtgactgctgtggggagaggaaggggaggagattgtaaggcggattgattctccttaaaaaggtagacatagtcggcatataaaaatcaactcttcttttttttcttcttcttctaaaggcagctctacccccggaaatgcccccccaccccggataCCTGTGCAGCTACTTGCACTGGAAAAACGCTGCCAAGGAGACAGCGCCAGTACAGGAGGCCTCGTTGCTTCCCAGAGCCAGTGTAAACCCACAACAATTAAACAAAAGCTACACAAAGACATCAGTACTTCTGTTTCTGGGTCACATTTTATTCAATAGCTGTTTGCTGCCATGGCTTGATGGTATGGAGCTGGCTTACATTGGGGCCAGACCATTCATCCATCTAAtccatgggagccagcatggtgtagtagttaagagaggtggtttggagtggtggactccgacctggagaacggggtttgatcccccactcctccacatgagtggcggagactaatctggtgaaccaggttggtttccccactcctacacatgaagctagttggatgaccttgggctagtcacaactatcttagagttctctcagccccacccacctcacagggtgtctgttgtggggagggaaaggcgattggaagctggtttgattcttccttaagtggtagagaaagtcggcatataaaaaccaactcttattcttcttctatcTGCTGTGACTGGCCATTACCCTCAATGTCCCAGGCATAGTCTTCTCACTATTGCCAACAAACTACTTTCATTCATATTTTAACATTTTTGCAAATGCCCCAataatatatgtgtgtatatataatgtgtgaatatatatgtatgactacacacacatacaaaattaatgaaaaagaaaaacatttgaaCTATACCTTGAGTCAAACAGTGTCCCATCTAGAAACGTCCCATTGTAATGGTACCGTACAAAATCAGACACTTGAATCGTCCTGGTGCAGTTTTCGGGCTTGTAGTAAGTTTGAATATTAATCTGATCTTCAGCATTCCAAATGTCAATCAGAAGTACATCAAAATGAAGGACAGAGTTTGCAGGAATTACACCAGCTGTGGGGCACAAAGATACATTCAGCCAGAAATAATTAAGCATCTTCACAGAGCATTACTGTAACAATTACTCTGTTACCTTGTTGGGAAGAAGACAGGCGGCAACCACAGAAGGGGCCTTCTTAGCAGTGGCACCAAAATAATGGAATTTATTCCCCAGGGAGATCTGATAACCCCCTTgatcactgttttctgccagcgggtgaagactctTCTGCTTCATCTGGCATTTATTTACTGacccttcttctcttcttaattGCTGGTTTTATGTACATGTATTCCATTTAATGTggattttaatgtctttttgAGGGCAccaattgggcagaaaggcaggatacatatattttaaataaataaactgtgcaGGATTGTTTTTAACCTGTTTGTGCATTGAATACTTCCATTAAGGGGACATTGTccttgtttgtatttttatgttaaaaACTTTGTTTAAAAGGGGTCTTTGTGTTTTTCCATGGCATATGTACCATGCAAACACATGGTAGTCATCAACAATGTTTTAAACAGAAGATGAGCAATTAACCTATTCTAGTCTTATTTACATTCAATTTTACATTCACCAAAATacagaccccccccaaaaaaaacccttgcaaGTAAATGTCCTAATCcaaaaagacaatatttaagtATTCAACATCAAAGATTTTAACAAAATCAGTTCTTCTCCCGAGCACAAAGATCTTAAGGGAATCTCACCCTCTGATTTGGAAAGATCTCTGCAACTTACTGGAGCTTCTACTGCTAATTTACATATGAAACAAGCACACCTTCATCAAGACTGGTAACGTAGACCTCCCAAGCAAGACAAATGCACTCGTaacaagagtgcaatcctaagaagagttacacccttctaacttcaatggacttgaaAGGGTGCTGCAACAATGCTTACGATGCTTTTTTTTATTACTTATTCAGGCATGACATCTGAGAGAGGAAAAGTAAAGCAAAATGCAACggctacctctgttagtctcctgccatgaaaaccccaaaagggatcgccataagtcggctgcgacttgacggcactttacacacacacaataacacaCAACAGCTAGGAACATGTAATGTTGCAAGAGACCAACAGGGGGAGCAAGAGAACAAATTCAGAAGGACTATCAGTAGCCAGCACAGAAGGTGAGGAGTTTGATCCAGCCGGAGTTTATACAATGGCATGGCTTAGTAAATAGCAATTCTATGCGGGTATGTGCTCTAGGAACATAAGGAAGTTGTCCGCTGCATCGATTCATGATTTAACGGCCTTGATCTGCCTCCTTCTAACCAGCCTCTATGAGTGGCAGGTAGCCTCTGCATCAGACTTGATTAGATTGTTCAACTGCTTCTGATATAGAGACGCAACAGCATTACTTGTCTTCAGAGGAGGCTGCTGATTGTACCTCTGCATGCACACCTAACTTACCTCTTTCGAATTACTAGCACGCAGACACGAAGAGGAGGTTCCTCTGACCGTGGTAACCTTCGACTTGATTCAGAGGAGGCTACTGATTGTGCCTCTGCATGGACACCTAACTTGCCTCTTTCCAATTACTAGCATGCAGACACAAAGAGGAGGTTCCTCTGACCGTGGTAACTTCCTACTCTTATACACTCTAAAATCAGGCTATTTTTCACTGTAAGAATGAAAAACCCTTCTGATTTTAATTCAGATTAAAAGTCTGGGAAACCCAATCCATGACCTTGGCACTATCCAAAGCTTCTCATTGCTAAAGTGTCATATTGTATAAAGCAAATAATGGCCAAATCAGCAATAGCAACTTGTTCAGCCCTGGGCAGTTTTGACATCCCATGTTCCTTGCAGTAACAAGAGTTGGAAATTCATATTTTGTAATAAAAGCAGAGATTCTCAAGATTCCTCTGGTCTGGGGGAAAAGCCTCAGAAATGGTGTCACATTCCTCCAGGGCTAAAAACAGACCTAAGCAATTCTATCCCTGCCTATATTAATTCAGTCTCTTTGTGGGCAGTAATAAATCCATGAATCACAGGCTTGGCAAGCTTTTACAGCTTTTTGTAGCTACGGGTTGCAACTCATTGATCCTTTTGGCTAGCAGTGGTACTTTCCTCTGGTGCAAGGTATTGAAGCCTGAGCACGGTCACAGGCTCTTCCAGCAAGAAAGGGGAATTCTTGAGGGCATCTGCCTGCAGCATAAGATCTGGGCTGAGCTTGTTTCCCTACCTGCCGCaggtaggccttttatgcacaggttgtttccattggatatgctgctctcttaatgcacagtatttgcagtcgaattctcaaatcactctgcacaaggGCCTGAATCCgaccaacactcgctgtgaaactaaCCAAACAAGCAGCTTCATAGGTCCTTTGTGATTATTTAAGCATTctggctagtcacacacacacaaaaccctgttgcatcaggctgaggtctgaaactgaccaacactcactgtgaaactgaccaaataagcagtctcatagtattccagctttgaggggaggggttggatgaggggaaaagacaagtgggagggagaagcgagaatgaaTGTGGGGAGAAGaccccaaattgacaagtatgcacggGACCAGCTTTCAATATGGGACCAAGGTAGGCACTAAaccggggtaaaacagcatccacaaaacaggGGAAATGtgaagggagagtgaggtgacttataaaggtcagaaaatatgtgatggaaacaacccatgcataaaaggccatagttaaGCCTGGGCATGGCCTCTTGGAACGAGTGAAAGACAAGACCCAAATGGAGCCTGGCCCTTGGTTCTCAGCCCAGGGATCACAGCCTTGAATGCTCTGGTTCAATGGAGAAAATAATAGTTTTATTCCATTATACTACCCCAACGAATTCCGTTTTTCTGTTGCTGTGGGAACTGCTAGGGATTATTATActgatccccctgaagaagcagaAGTGAAATGTACTGggttagaataacagaatcaaaCTATTCTATTTCCTATTgcacctttttgttgttgttgttgtccttTCACTCCATCCCTGGGGCAGCCCTCTTCTCCCACATCTTGAATGAGCTATtgcacttttgtttgtttgtgtgtttaaattatatttttgtaagctgcttgaaTTCCTCACAGGGAAGAGAAGCAGGGTAAAACTACCTAAGTAAATAAAATCAAAGAGCTTCCCCCGACACAAGGGGCTCTCCTACTAGAGGAAACTACCACCACTAGCAGaacggagctttgactcttgaaaatgtACACCCTGAAAATagtgttggtctctgaggtgctactagactcgaatctagctcttcaactgcagaccaacctggctaccctctgaaactatcttcatcaTATCTAGGCATCTTTTACACACTTTGCACAGCACTTACAAACGCCTTCGCTCCCATAGCCGAGATGGGGTGGGATTTTCACAAATCGCCTCTCGTTCACGCACATGCCGAGCAGGGCCGTGTCCATTCCTGCAATCAGCTGCCCCTTCCCCACAAACACATTGAACGTGGAACCCCTGTCATAGCtagaaggagagggggggaaacaggttAGTTACAAGGTCACTCATAAGTCACTCAATCTTTATTTCAAGTATTTCATTGTCAGGTTGCAAATTTTGTCCCATCCCACCACCACTGTTATGGCTAACATCTGCTGAAAGGCCTACCCTCTATGAATTTGTCTGACCCTTTAAAAGCAATCACTCCATTTGATGTGGCCACATTTGACCACTTTGCGCGATTCTGCTCTTCttttcatggtgtagtggttaagagaggcggactctaatctgcagaatcaggtttgattccccactcctccacatgagcagcagactctaatctggtgaacaggttggtttccctgctcctacacatgaagcctgctgaccatgagctagtcacagttctctctgagctctctcagcctacttcacaaggtgtctgttgtggggagaggaagggaaggaaattgtaagccagtttgattctccttaaaaggtagagaaaatcggcatataaaaaccaactcttcttcttctaatctttaTTATTTTGTAGCAATGTAGCTTTTTCCCCATTAGCTTTACAGAGGTAAAATTTCAGTTTGTAGttgagcttcttcttcttcttttttttgtaatGAGCGTTAGTTGCCTTGGGTGCATTTTTTACAGAAtgattgggtttttaaaaaaaaatctcatgcaACCATTCAAGCAAACTGATTTAACTGTCACTTGTGATAATGGCTGCAGACAGCTACTCAGGTGATGTAATGAGGTACAAATCTAACTCCCAACAAGGTGCGCATTCTCCATAGGGGCTTCTGGAACATTGCCAGAGGGCACTGCACAcattacagtaaaaaaaacaaaactttaatgATCTTGCATATTTGCAATATATCTACCCACTTCATTTCACTGGCTCATAAATATTTTCCCTCACCTAACTAGTGCAAATGCTAGTATTCAGCCCTGTAGCAACAATGTGAGAAGATGTCTGCTATGTCATATTCGCAGCAATAAATAAACCACATCCACATTCCAATGTGAATGTGACTCCACCTCCCATCCAGGCCCTCAACATAATTATGAAGATATATTAATTTGAAAGAAATTCTGACTTTTCCCCCAGTGTGATGCTCTCAAAGGGAGGTACACAAAATAAAACTAAATACAACTCTAAAAAGAGAAAACTTAAAACCACAACCAACAATCACAAAATACACTGATCACCAAATGACTAGGTAAACAGATGACTCTTCCAATCCTCTCTGAAAAGCATCGAGGTCTTAGCTGCGGCAAACCACAGCTAGAAGTGGGATCCAAAAAAAGGTGTAGTAGACTGTTTGGTGATAGCCGTCAGCCTTACATTAGTGGGATTTATAGCAACGTGAACTCTAAAGAGGTAGATTTAGAGTTTTCTCTGCCCCTAGATTTATCTTTGTTATTTCTTTCCATTTCTACACCAGGGTTATTCTTTCACATTGATACTCAGGCCTATGGTAACATCACAATAAAGCAATTGTGTTTTGGGCCTGCAACAGAAATGAATAGAATTCGTTTTTCTTCAGCAAAAAGATCACTGAAGAATTATCagtgaggctgttaccgcactaggtattcccagcgatgtattaagagtttgaaactgttataaaaaaatactgttcgcactttgtttggcccctttagctgtgaagacgtcttccaaccattttttatccatggcatccaaaaacccttttaaagcaatgttttttataacatttccaaactcttgatacatcgctgggaatacctagtgcggtaacagcctctgaCAGATCTTAATGAGCAGGATGGTACTTAGAGGAGGTGTCCCCTCAAGCATATGGCCAAGCACACAAAGGGATTtcaagtttgaaaaataattccCTTAAATATAGACTGGAACTTGGAAGCATACTGGTAAATTAGTGCGGCCCATATATTAGCAGTTCCACTAACACCAAGAAATCAAACCAGTTGCTGCACTGTAGACCTATTACAGCCTTCAAACAGCCTTTGAAGAGCGGTACATTCAAAACTGCATCCATTCAGATGCAAGAAAAGATAGGGGCAAAGGCAACTTGTGTCAAAACACCTACAAGTCTTTGCTAGGACATCAGTGCATCATTCTTCTAGTGTTACCATTGCAGGCCCATGGGGTGCGCACCTCTGCCTTAACCACcgccacctccccacacacacatacacaaagcaaCCCTTCAGTCTAGGGAAGGTCTTCctaggtggggggaggagcatcTACACATTTCTTCTGCATTTAAACATGCCGACAGGCACACACTGCTAAGAATCAAAACTCATTTCATACCTATGATTAACACCCATAGAAAAACCTGCTGAAAAAactgttgtgttattttggttggtgcAAATGAAAGGAGTGACAGGGCTTTGAGTTTTTCTTTGGACCAGCAGTGCCACCTGCAATCTCTATTTGGAAATTCCTCCCCAGGGGATGTTTCTTGGGCTTCTCCCATCGCTTCTAAGGCATCACCTCCATCCATGTGAACATCAAAGAAACCAGACCTTTGAAAGCTGCCAATACAAGGCTAGCCTAATATTGGCAGTTGCTTTCCCAGGCTTGTTCATTTAACCTTTGAATGGCCAGGAGTGCACGTGGGAtcttggaggggccatggctaagtggcagagcatctgcttggcatgcagaaggtcccaggttcaatccccagcatctccagttaaagggactaggcaagcaggtgatgtgaaagacctctgcctgagaccctgaagagctgatgctggtctgagtaggcaatactgactgtgatggaccaagggtctgattcagtagatgtgttcatgtgacacgtGTCCAAAATTGATGCACCACTACCCCGGGGGTCAATCCAACCACTACCCACGGACCTCCCTCCTCAGCCAACATGCCCATCCGGGTACGGGCCTGCTGCctagtggcggactggccagggtgtcagctggCCCGATGTCAAATGGGCCCCCTTAaaccttagtgtgtgtgtgtgcgttaagtgccgtgaagtcgcttccgaatcatggtgaccctatgaatgaaagccctccaaaatgtcctatccttgacagccttgctcagatcttgcaaattaaaccTTAGACATTATGTTAAAAATATTAATGAcctttaagtgccgtcaagtcgcttctgactcatggcgaccctacgaatgaaagtcttccaaaatgtcttatccttgacagccttgctcagatcttgcaaattaaatcTTAGAcattatgttaaaaatgttaatgacctttaagtgctgtcaagtcgcttctgactcatggtgagcctatgaatgaaagccctccaaaatgtcctatccttgacagccttgctcagatcttgcaaattaaaccTTAGAcattatgttaaaaatgttaacgaCCTTTAAGtgcttccgactcagggcgaccctatgaatgaaagccctccaaaatgtcctatccttgacagccgtgctcagatcttgcaaattaaaccTTAGACAACATGTTAAAAACGTTAACGACCTTTCCGTAGCTTGAAAACATAACAGAAGTTTCCATATCATCACTGCGCGCCACTAAATTTGACGCTGCGTTGCTACTGTAATaactcctttccttttatcccgtagaagctccttgatcaattgatctttttttttaattaaaattttactggtttttataatagaaattttccataatagcTAAGAACATATAAAtattacaaagaaagaaaaaagataaaggaaatttctttgacttccccatcacctctgtccgcctcttaataaagtacttgctccattgatcttgagcagcatctatctagtgttggagggatataaggactgaaacaaatcttgccactgacaatgtagccttggggtccctgtcgcttagtaaaaaaggcattatgtcagtcacggAGGCACTGGATTTGTATgttcaaagggggggaaatatagtgcgatcgaagttcctggtaaaagcggccttcccaaagggcatgggctaTTGGAATAACATCATTTCCCAAGGATGCTTTAGATTTAAGAATAAATAACTCCGACGAGGGTGGCGGGAGGCCGACGCAGACGTGACACGGGCTCGGGGACTTTCCTGCTGCGGGCCCCCTTCGTCTCCCGGCCCCCCCTTTTCagacccagccccccccccccgcgccgcccCTACCTGGAATCGAACTTGCGGCCGTCGGGGAAGGTGCCGTGGTAATGGTAGCGCACGAAGTCCCCGGCGCGCACGAGGCGCGGGCAGCGCGGGGGCACGTAGCGGCTGTGCACCCAGACGGCCCGGCCGTCCCACTGGGGCTCGCCGCCGGCCGGCACGGGCGGCGCCTGGCAGGCCACGCAGCTCACCAGCAAGGCGGCCAGCAGCGGCCAGGCGCAGCGGCTCGGCCTCCTCCGCCCGGGCGGCAGCGctcgcggcctctccatggcgcccCAGCCAGCGCcgacggggagggagggagggagggagggaggaagggacgGCCAGGGGGCTGCCCTCCCGATCCCGCCTTCCCCGAGCTGCAGACGTGGAGAAGGGGTGGGCGCGGGAGGAGGAGCCcagcctggaggggaggggaggggaaggggggcgccgtcgggggggggagaggagggcccggccgcccccccccccagctccctccGGCCGGAGCGTTTCATTCCATTCCCCTTTATTGGCATGCCAAAAGTCAGAGCTGAAACAACGATCTGCCTCCCAAGGGCAATGCATAgaataggggtggggaaccttttttgtTCCCGCCCAGGGccgtttagatatttataacatcgttcgcggGCCGTAGACAATCATCGACTTGACAATTGGCCAACCCAACCCCAAGCACGCAGCTGCCCCAGAGGAcacgcccgcccccccccccggtgcgggcaagtaggcaggcatccaaccagtggcatctCGGGCGGTCCTAGCGGCTCCgtcgctaacgactcttctgcaagggggaataAAGGTtgcttttctcggcaaaacaaactcacgtctggcttgaatagaagctattcctgcgGTGGCAGGGGTGGATCGCCGGTCGTAGATCCTTCGGAGCTAGAGACCTGCgaagacccacgaagggccagaccaaatggtttcgcgggccttaagcggcccccgggcctgacgttccccacccctgacatagaagttacaagtcaggttaataaaacttttcttgttctttaagaactcctgtaaggcATTCAGCCGCGGGAGCCGtcattttaggatcatgatcgcTCGGGAGAAAATTTGCATTtcgcttcattactcctgtatctcttgtactggagcaaataAATAGCCGTTTATCCCGCAgggtcacatagaaggggcaaccGAAAAGGATGTGGTCGATTGTacccaacaaatttaaaccgcatgtgcgtAAGCGTTCACGTCTAGGGATCGGAAGGGATCGGCCTAAgggcatcctagatgggaatgcattcaccctagctaatagaaaagcgcggcatTGAGAAGGCATCTCTAggtatctagatacctagccattttacccgatccattattaaggttGCGAGGAGCATTATGCCAgaagggggcggcggcgagggggGGCGGCAACAACGCGACGACCCCCAAACCCCTTGGGTCAGCTCGCGCTGCAACGTGGCGCTCCTTTTCAAGGCAGCGGGGGGACTGGCTTGGCGGCCTCtggttctcataagaacataggaaaggccctgcttgatcagaccaaggcccatcaagtccagcagcctgttcccacagtggccaaccaggtgcctctaggaagcccacaaacaaggagactgcagcaccattatccttcctgtgtttcacagcacctaatataataggcatgctcctctgatcctggagagaataggtatgcatcatgactggtatccattttgactagtagccatggatagccctctcctccatgaacatgt is part of the Euleptes europaea isolate rEulEur1 chromosome 11, rEulEur1.hap1, whole genome shotgun sequence genome and encodes:
- the FKBP9 gene encoding peptidyl-prolyl cis-trans isomerase FKBP9; translated protein: MERPRALPPGRRRPSRCAWPLLAALLVSCVACQAPPVPAGGEPQWDGRAVWVHSRYVPPRCPRLVRAGDFVRYHYHGTFPDGRKFDSSYDRGSTFNVFVGKGQLIAGMDTALLGMCVNERRFVKIPPHLGYGSEGVSGVIPANSVLHFDVLLIDIWNAEDQINIQTYYKPENCTRTIQVSDFVRYHYNGTFLDGTLFDSSHNRMRTYDTYVGIGWLIPGMDKGLLGMCIGEKRIITVPPFLAYGEDGDGKEIPGQASLVFDVALLDLHNPKDGITVEKQYVPESCERKSQVGDFLRYHYNGTLLDGTLFDSSYSRNHTYDTYIGKGYVIAGMDEGLLGVCIGEKRRITVPPHLGYGEEGTGKIPGSAVLVFDIHVIDFHNPSDSVAITVHYKPSNCSILSKKGDYLKYHYNASLLDGTLLESTFSLGKTYNIVLGSGQVVLGMDMGLRDMCVGEKRTVIIPPHLGYGESGVEGEVPGSAVLVFNIELLELVSGLPEGYMFVWHGDVSLNLFEEIDKDNNGEVLLNEFSDYIHEQVNSGKGKLAPGFDSEIIVKNMFSNQDRNGDGKITAEEFKLKDQEPKGHDEL